The nucleotide window CGCGTCGTTTGACGTCGGCAGATCGGCCTTAATGTTGATTTCGGTAAGCCCTCCTGCCACGTTCACACCGCCTTTTACTGAAGGTTGACAAACATATTATAATCGTGTATTTTAAGTAATGCAATACGGAGAGGTATCGAAGTGGTCATAACGGGGCTGACTCGAAATCAGTTTGCGCGCAAGCGCACGTGGGTTCGAATCCCACCCTCTCCGCCAAAATAGGACAGCCGCCATCGGGCGGCTGTTTTTCGTTGTTAATTACAACCGATTCTGCTGCAATGGATATATGGCGACTTATAGAGAAATACTGACAAAGGCGAAAAACGGACTAAACTCAATGAAAAATACGGAACGAAAGGATGTTTACCATAGGAATCGTCTCAACCCTCACCGACAAATATCAAAAATGCATTGACGCCTGCAACCGCTGCGCGCAGGCGTGCGACGAGTGCACGAAGCTCTGCCTGAACGAAGCTGACGTGCAGGCGCGAAAAAGCTGTATCGGAATTTTGATTGAATGCGCGGCGCTCTGCAAGCAGGCAGCCTGCTTCATGTCTTTTGACGCGCAACATGCGAAAGATTTATGCAGGCTCTGCGCGACCGTGTGCGAAAAATGCGCCGCAGAATGTGGCATGTTTAAGGACGACCACTGCGTCAAATGCGCAAGTGAATGCACCGCCTGCGCTGCTGAATGCAAAGCCATGGCACAGTAACGATCAAATTTGCAAAAACCACGCTGGAGACTGCTCCGGCGTGGTTTTTTATATTAAGAAAAAGATTAATGGAAACACTACAGGAGGAGGTGTTATGATGGTAGCACGCAAATCAGTCATCACATTCGGCATGGTTGCGATCCCGATTGCCTTGTACACGGCAACGCAGGATAACGACATCCATTTCAATCAGCTTCATAAGGATGACAACAGTCGCATCCGATATAAGAAAACCTGCGTCCACTGCGGCAAAGAACTGGCGGCTGAGGATATCGTGAAAGGATTTGAATACGACAAGGATCAATATGTCGTCGTGACAGACGAAGAGATCGAAAAAATCAAGACGGAAAAGGAAAAGTCTATTCAGATCCTGCATTTCGCGCAGCTCAATCAAATATCGCCCGTTTATTACGATAAAACATATCAGGCGGCGCCCGAAACAGGCGGCGAAAAGGCCTTCGAATTGCTGCGGGCCGCGCTGATGGCCGAGCAGAAAATCGCCATCGGCAAAACCGTTATGGGGACAAAGGATACGCTGATGGCCATCATTCCGCGCGACGACGGTATTTTGATCTCCACGATGTTTTACGCCGACGACATGAAGGCGCTTCAAAAGCAATATGCCAAACCGGATGTATCCGAGCAGGAGCTTGTTATGGCGAAAACCCTCATTAATTCGATGGACACGCCCTTTGACCCGTCAAAATACAAGGACGAGTATCAGGTCAAGTTAAAAGAACTCGTTGAGACGAAAATTTCCGGTAAAGAGGTCGTCGCACCAGAAGCGCAGGGTGCCGGTAAGGTCATTGACCTGATGGAAGCCCTGAAGGCAAGCGTTGAAAAGGCCAAGAAAGATAAGGAAACGGCGTAACATTCATGATGGAGCTTGACGCGTACAACCGAAAAAGAAATTTCGAAAAGACCTTGGAACCGGAAGGCATTTCAGACGGTTCGGAAGAAGGCTTGCGCTTTGTCGTGCAGCACCACATGGCCCGCCGTGACCACTATGACTTTCGCCTCGAATGGGATGGCGTTTTGTTGAGCTGGGCGGTGCCCAAAGGGCCTTCCTATAATACCCGGGATAAACGGCTGGCCATACAGGTTGAAAACCATCCGCTGGAATACAGAAACTTCGAGGGGACGATTCCTAAAGGGGAATACGGCGGCGGTGTCGTCATGCTCTGGGACGAGGGCTTCTGGACGCCTTTCGGGGATGTGGCGGAAGGCCTTGAAAACGGCAGCCTAAAATTTGAGCTTAAAGGTCGTCGGCTCAAGGGCAAATGGGCGATTATTCGGCTGAAGGGGAAGGCGGCCGAGACGCAGGATAACTGGCTTTTGCTTAAGGAAAAGGACGAATACGCCAAAACGACAGACGGCATCTCTGACTTGACGACAAGCGTCAGAACAGGGCGCACGATGACGGAAATTGAAGCGGGGGCCGATGAGAAAAATACAAAAAACCCTTTCAGCACAGCAGATGTACAGCTTGCAAAACTAACCAAGACGATTCCAGACGGGACGGATTGGCTTTTTGAACTCAAATACGACGGTTACAGGATACTGGCGTATCTTGAAGGCGGCAGCGTGCGCCTCATCAGCAGAAACGGGAACGATTATACGGGGCGGTTCCAAAGCGTTGCCACAGCCCTCGCCGATTGGGCAGACGGCAGAGCGATGATTCTGGACGGCGAAATGACGGTGGCGGACGCGTCGGGCAAGACGGATTTTCAGGCGCTTCAAAATTACCTCAAGAACCCAAGACGCCAAAATCTGACCTATATGATCTTTGACTTGCTGGCGCTCGACGGCAGAGACCTGCGAGAGGAGCCACTTGTTAAAAGGAAGGATACGCTTGAGGCGCTGCTGCGGGATGCGCCGCCAAGTCTCCGCTACAGCCGCCATGTCCGGGGAAGCGGGAAGGAGAGTTTTGCGGCTGCCTGCAAAATGGGGATGGAAGGAATCGTCGGGAAAAGAGCGGACTCCGTTTACAGCAGCACCAGAAACGGTGATTGGATCAAGCTCAAGTGCGAAAGAAGGCAGGAATTCGTCATCGGCGGTTATACGTTGACGGACAAAAAAACAAGCGGCGTCAGCGCGCTTTTGCTTGGCGTTTATGAAGGAGACAACCTCTTCTTTGTCGGGCGTGCTGGAACAGGCATGAGCGAATCGGACGCGAAAGAGCTCGAACAAAAATTTGCGCAGATCGGAAGGGCGGCCTCTCCTTTTAGGCTCGCCCCGAAGGCAAGGCCAAATGAAGCAATAACATGGCTTGAGCCGGAATTGGTCGCTGAAATCAGGTTTGCCGAATGGACGAAGGATCATCTCTTAAGGCAGGCCAGCTTCAAAGGCCTGCGCCTAGACAAAAGTCCAAAGACTGTAATTATAGAAAGAGCGGATGACGAGACATTTGACGATTTATCTGATGAAGATAGGGAGGGCAGGCCGGTGGAAACCGTAAAAAACGATCTGATCGTCGCGGGCGTCAAAATTACACATCCCGACAAGGTGCTGTTTGACGATCCCCCGATTACCAAAATCGATGTGATCCGATATTACAAAAAGGTATCCGAGCGCATGCTTCCTTACGTTTCGCACAGGGTTTTAAGCATCGTTCGCTGCCCAAAGGGCATCTCCCAAACCTGCTTTTATAAAAAGCACCCCGGGCAGGGTGAGAGCGGCATCGTCACGATTCCGGTTTCCAATAGCGAAGGCGGCACGGAAGATTATTTTTATCTTGAGAACCTAACCGGCCTGATTTCGGAAGTGCAGATGGGAACGCTGGAGTTTCACACCTGGGGAAGCCGTATAGACGCGCTTGAAAAGCCGGATGTGATGGTTTTTGATCTGGATCCCGACGAAGGGATGGACCTTGACAGGGTACGGCAGGGGGTAAAAGACCTGAAAAGTATTCTGGACGAGTTGTCGCTTATATCGTACCTCAAGACAAGCGGTGGCAAGGGATATCATGTGGTTATTCCTTTTAAGCCTGCTGCCCCATGGGATGCTTTTCACGATTTTGCAAGGCGCGTGGCCGAGGTTATGGAGCAGAAATGGCCGGATCGCTACACAAGCAATGTCAGAAAAGCAAAACGGACGGATAGGATATTTATCGACTGGATTCGAAACGGGAGAGGCGCCACGAGCATTGCCCCCTATTCCGTCAGAGCGCGGAAAGGCGCGAAAGTGTCTATGCCCATTTCATGGGATGCGCTTGACGCGGTCGCACCCGACGGTGTTGATATGCAAGAAGCGCTCCTGAGAATCGGGAGGGAAGACCCATGGAAAGATTTCTTTACGGTGAATCAGCATCTCAAATGATCGGATCCCCGAATCTGCAAGCTCGCATTGAGCGTTGCATAATGGCCGCAAACTGTTCCTGCAGCCTATTGGCAGCGGCGTTTTATTTCATACCGAACAGGGCGAGCAGCTTTTCCCAGAAGGTCGGGTTGTTTTCTTGAATGGAAACGGCCGTGTCCTTTTCTGGGATATTGATCGTGCCGGTTTTAAACACAAACTGAACGGAAGTGACGTTTGTGTTTTTCGGCGATACGAAGGATTTTACCGCGTCGCTGCCGGATATCCCCAAAAGCAAATCATCAATCTGACCGGCAACATCACTTTTCATATCTTTTGTGCCGTCGCGCAGCTGCGCCGTGCCGCTCTTATATTCAGAGATGCCTTCTTTAAGACTCGAAATCGCGGCGCTCAGCTTGACGCCGCCGTCGTAGAGCCCCTGCGCGGCGGCAGCCATCTGAGAAAGCGAGCCATCGAGGCCCTGCGCGCCGCTACTTAAATCTGAAGCACCAGACGCCAGACGGGAGACGCCGTCCGTGTATGCGATGATGCCATCGGCAAACGAGACGACACCGTCCAACTGCGACTTAACTTCGGCAAAAGCAGCGTTTGCGGATAAAACTTCGCTGTAATTTTCCGGTGTCAGCTGTGGAAGCCCCGCACCGGCAAGCGCTGTGTTTGCCGAATCAAAAGCCGCTTGCCGTGACGCGAGGGCCCCGGCGACAAACGCGTCGTTTTGTGAAGCAAGGTCTTTAAGGCCGGTCTCCAGACCGGATATACCGGACGCGAGCTGGGACGCCCCATCAGAGAGGTCTTTAAACCCGCTATTGAATGCGTTTAAGCTGTCGAGATACTGCGTCATTCCGTCACTGAGCTGGCGGACCCCGTCCTGCAAGCCCGCAGCGCCGTCGTCCAGACCCGCGATGGCGTCGGCCAGTTTGCCGAGCTGTCCCGTGAGCGCCGTACCGCTCACATCCATATTGAGGACGAGCCTGATGCCATTGAAGCTCATGGCGGCCATTTCAAGGTCGTGAACGTCGGCGGTGACGGTAATGTCGGCGCCCTTGCCCGGCAGAACGATATAACTGAGCTGTTTGTCGGCCCCGGCGTCGGCTACGGTGGCGCCCTCGGAAACGATGTTCTGGCAGAGTTCAGTGTTCAGGCTAAGGGCGATCTGCAGAGCATCGTTTAAAAAAAACGAACTGTCGGCTTTCGGGTTTTGCGAGACACGAATGTGTATGGAAAGGGTACCGGAGGCTCCGGCAAGCGCGGAAGGGGCGATTTCGCTGCCGTCCAGCGTATACGTGATAGCAAAATTCCACGGAAGTACGGCCGCTTTCGGCGTTCCCTGATAATAAAACCGTTGGGCTGAAGTGCTGACGGACATTTGATCGCCGTTTTGCGTGATTGGGTCGGCATTGGTGAGATTTTCAACGCCCAAATAATCTCCGTAGTCGGTAATGTCACCGGTGTTAAAAATATTGACCACGTCAATGCGCTCGGGCTGTCCGTCTAGGCCGAGTATGGCATAGACCACCTCTTCCTTCTCGGTTGGCGCGCGCTCCGAGGCGGAAGCTGGAATTGTCAGGCTGAGCAGCAGAATGACAGACAGAGTGGCGGAAACGAATTTTTTCATGAGACGACTCCTTACAATCTGCGTCAATTCTCGTTGACGCGAGGCTTCTTGAAACGAAAAGCTGTTTTCTGAACAGCACCGTCAAACAGCGTCAGCAGCGCCGGAAGGACAAGCGCAACCATGAGAAATGACAGAACGGTTCCTCTGCCGAGGAGCAGGCCGAGCTGCGATATGATTGAATTTGACGACGTGGCGGCGAGGATAAAACCGGTGCCGGAAAGAATCACGGCGGAAATAAGGATGACTTCCAGATTATCACTGATCGTTTTCCGTATGGCATCCTTCTTCGGCATGGTTAAGCGATTTGTCGTATAACGGTCGGTCATGAGAATGGCGTAATCTACCGTTGCCCCAAGCTGGACCGTGCTGATAACAAGATATCCGATAAAATTGAAGGAAAGGTCCGAAAAATAGGCAAACGACAGATTTAGCCAGATGGCCGATTCAATTGTAAACACCAGCAGCAGCGGCGTGATCGGGGAGCGGAAGGTCATCAGAAGAATCAGGAAGATCCCGACGATTGCGGCGATATTGACGCTCATGGTGTCGGTGGAGACGACGGCGCGCATATCGTACAGCGTGGCACTCTGGCCGGCCAGCCAGAACGACCCATTGGGGTAAAAGCTGCCTGTCGTATCCAGTATGGCCTTGACAGTGGCGAAGGCTTCGCTCCCTTCGCTTTTTGTATCCGTATTAATAATAACTCTGGCGTAATGATCCGAGTAAAATTGGCTGGTAATTTCCGCAGACGGGTACGACGGCGGTATTTCGGAACCGATGGCGGCCGCGTAAGAGATGACGCCTGTAACGTGCGGTACGTCGCTGAGCGCTGCGTCTAAAAGCGCCTCTTTCCCTGCTTCGCTTTTTGGGACAAGCAGCACAAGTGTGTTGTCACTTCCGAAAACCGACTCGATGGCCGCGTCATCCGCAGCGGCGCTAGTGGAGGCGGAGACTGAGCCCATACCATACTGGAATTCAATGTTGGATTGGGCCAAAAATGCCGGTGCGGCAAGCGTCACGGCTAAAATCAAAAACACCGGGCTGATCTTTGTTACAAGCTTGCCGACAGGGCTGAAGGACGGAATGAAACTTTTATGCCGCGTTTTATCCAAAAGCTTGTAGCTGATGAGCGTCAGCGCCGGTAAAAAGATCATAACGGCGATGAAACTTAAAAGAACGCCCTTGACCAGATTGAACCCAAGGTCGGCCCCGATGCCGAAGCGCATGAAGAGCAGGGCCAAAAATCCCACGAGCGTTGTGCCAGCGCTGGCGGCAACAGACTTTGCGGCCTTTTTCATGGCCAGCGCCATTGCCGCCTCCGGCGGATGCTCACGGCGGTATGTGTCGAAGCTGTGGAGCAGGAATATGGCGTAATCAAGAGAGACGGCCAGCTGTAAAATTGGGCTGACGGCTTTTGTAATAAAGGAAACCTCGCCAAAAAAGACATTTGTGCCCATGTTGATGACCACCGCCACGCCGATCGCAGATAGAAACAGGAGCGGCTCTGCCCATGAATCGGTAGTCAGCAGCAGGATCAGCAAGATAACGGGGAGGAGGATCACCATGGCTTTGACGACCTCGGAAGAGGACAATTTTTGTGTGACGGCAGTGTTGACGGCATCACCGGAAACGACGCCGTTATCCCCTATGATTTCTCGAATGGCGGAGACGGCACGCTTCTCCCGGCCGCTGTCGATGAAGACGGTGAAAAGAGCGGTCGCGTCCTTATAATACTTTTCAACAAGAGCCTGATCGAGAAATGACAAAGGAACGCTGGAGAGCGTTTTGCTGCCGATGACGTCATCCAGCCAGGTGACAGACGTCACACCGTCAACCGATGCGAGCTTTTCTTTGTATGCGCGCGCCTCTTGTACCGTCACGCCGCGCACCATGACGCGGGCATTTGGAAGCGCACCGCCGAATTCGCTTTTCATGATCTCGATGGCCTTGGTGGACTGGGCGTCCTCAGGCAGATAATCTGCCATATTGTAGTTGACAGAGACGAGCAAGCTGAATACGGCGCAGAGAACCGTGAGCACGATAAATACAATCAGAACGCTTTTTTTATGCTGAATGACAGCGTTTGCGATATTTTTCATTAAAACTCCCGAAAAAATGCATTATACGACATGATGTTGACTATATGACACGTGTATAATATAATCCTCGGTGTCAACAAGTCAACGAACAGATCAGAAGGATATGTCAGTTCTCAGACAGAATTTCGAATTATGTTTATTTGTTAACAGTTTATTTACATTCCTAAACAATACGGTCAAAAGTGAAAGAGCGATTATTGTCAAGCAAAACGCATACGGGACGGCGGGTCAAATTCTCCGCCGCTGGGGAGGAAGAAACATGGCCGGCAGGGAAGACAGACGGGTTCAATATACAAAAATGGTCCTCCAAGAGAGCTTTATAAAGCTGCTTGCTGAAAAGGATATCTCGAAGATCACTATCAAGGAAATCTGCGAAGGGGCAAATATTAACCGGGCGACGTTTTACGCCCATTACAGCGACCAATATGATCTGCTGCGCAAAATTGAGGAAGGTCTGTTTGAGAATATTGCAGCCCATCTGCATGGCTGTACATTTGACGCGGGAGATGCGGGTACTATTGACATGGTTGAACAGATTCTTGAATATATCAAAAAAAACGCCTTGCTGTGTAAAATCCTCATCAGCGAGCGCGGCGATTTGGACTTTCAGAAAAGAATCATGATGCTGGTCTATGACAAGGATATTGACGAGCAGATATCCCGCGGCATTATCACGCGCGAAGACGCCGAGTATATTTATTCCTTCAAGATCACCGGTTGCGTGGGCGTCATTCAGAAATGGATTGATAGCGATATAAAAACGTCCACAAGAAGTCTATCGGAGCTTCTGCTCAGACTGGCGGCGCCCCTGTCCACAATGTAATCGCTATTAAGCCAGCGCTGAGAGCTTTGATAGGATAAAAATCGTTCCATTTTGCTGTGAAAAAACGGTACCTTTCGGTACCGTTTTTTTCAATAATTCTGTTTTTCAGCTTAATTATTTATACATCTGTACGCGCTTTGACGACCCGGTTGTATAAGTAACCTTCCGGAATGCCGCACTTGCTGATCGTGATGCTGTCGCTTTCAAAACTCTTGGCGATCGTATTTAAAACAACCATCCCGGGGATAATCGTGTGAAATCGTTCCGGCTCAACTTGTAGAATGCGCCGTG belongs to Oscillospiraceae bacterium CM and includes:
- a CDS encoding Ku protein, whose amino-acid sequence is MVARKSVITFGMVAIPIALYTATQDNDIHFNQLHKDDNSRIRYKKTCVHCGKELAAEDIVKGFEYDKDQYVVVTDEEIEKIKTEKEKSIQILHFAQLNQISPVYYDKTYQAAPETGGEKAFELLRAALMAEQKIAIGKTVMGTKDTLMAIIPRDDGILISTMFYADDMKALQKQYAKPDVSEQELVMAKTLINSMDTPFDPSKYKDEYQVKLKELVETKISGKEVVAPEAQGAGKVIDLMEALKASVEKAKKDKETA
- a CDS encoding four-helix bundle copper-binding protein, which translates into the protein MGIVSTLTDKYQKCIDACNRCAQACDECTKLCLNEADVQARKSCIGILIECAALCKQAACFMSFDAQHAKDLCRLCATVCEKCAAECGMFKDDHCVKCASECTACAAECKAMAQ
- a CDS encoding MMPL family transporter is translated as MKNIANAVIQHKKSVLIVFIVLTVLCAVFSLLVSVNYNMADYLPEDAQSTKAIEIMKSEFGGALPNARVMVRGVTVQEARAYKEKLASVDGVTSVTWLDDVIGSKTLSSVPLSFLDQALVEKYYKDATALFTVFIDSGREKRAVSAIREIIGDNGVVSGDAVNTAVTQKLSSSEVVKAMVILLPVILLILLLTTDSWAEPLLFLSAIGVAVVINMGTNVFFGEVSFITKAVSPILQLAVSLDYAIFLLHSFDTYRREHPPEAAMALAMKKAAKSVAASAGTTLVGFLALLFMRFGIGADLGFNLVKGVLLSFIAVMIFLPALTLISYKLLDKTRHKSFIPSFSPVGKLVTKISPVFLILAVTLAAPAFLAQSNIEFQYGMGSVSASTSAAADDAAIESVFGSDNTLVLLVPKSEAGKEALLDAALSDVPHVTGVISYAAAIGSEIPPSYPSAEITSQFYSDHYARVIINTDTKSEGSEAFATVKAILDTTGSFYPNGSFWLAGQSATLYDMRAVVSTDTMSVNIAAIVGIFLILLMTFRSPITPLLLVFTIESAIWLNLSFAYFSDLSFNFIGYLVISTVQLGATVDYAILMTDRYTTNRLTMPKKDAIRKTISDNLEVILISAVILSGTGFILAATSSNSIISQLGLLLGRGTVLSFLMVALVLPALLTLFDGAVQKTAFRFKKPRVNEN
- the ligD gene encoding DNA ligase D, translated to MMELDAYNRKRNFEKTLEPEGISDGSEEGLRFVVQHHMARRDHYDFRLEWDGVLLSWAVPKGPSYNTRDKRLAIQVENHPLEYRNFEGTIPKGEYGGGVVMLWDEGFWTPFGDVAEGLENGSLKFELKGRRLKGKWAIIRLKGKAAETQDNWLLLKEKDEYAKTTDGISDLTTSVRTGRTMTEIEAGADEKNTKNPFSTADVQLAKLTKTIPDGTDWLFELKYDGYRILAYLEGGSVRLISRNGNDYTGRFQSVATALADWADGRAMILDGEMTVADASGKTDFQALQNYLKNPRRQNLTYMIFDLLALDGRDLREEPLVKRKDTLEALLRDAPPSLRYSRHVRGSGKESFAAACKMGMEGIVGKRADSVYSSTRNGDWIKLKCERRQEFVIGGYTLTDKKTSGVSALLLGVYEGDNLFFVGRAGTGMSESDAKELEQKFAQIGRAASPFRLAPKARPNEAITWLEPELVAEIRFAEWTKDHLLRQASFKGLRLDKSPKTVIIERADDETFDDLSDEDREGRPVETVKNDLIVAGVKITHPDKVLFDDPPITKIDVIRYYKKVSERMLPYVSHRVLSIVRCPKGISQTCFYKKHPGQGESGIVTIPVSNSEGGTEDYFYLENLTGLISEVQMGTLEFHTWGSRIDALEKPDVMVFDLDPDEGMDLDRVRQGVKDLKSILDELSLISYLKTSGGKGYHVVIPFKPAAPWDAFHDFARRVAEVMEQKWPDRYTSNVRKAKRTDRIFIDWIRNGRGATSIAPYSVRARKGAKVSMPISWDALDAVAPDGVDMQEALLRIGREDPWKDFFTVNQHLK
- a CDS encoding TetR/AcrR family transcriptional regulator, which gives rise to MAGREDRRVQYTKMVLQESFIKLLAEKDISKITIKEICEGANINRATFYAHYSDQYDLLRKIEEGLFENIAAHLHGCTFDAGDAGTIDMVEQILEYIKKNALLCKILISERGDLDFQKRIMMLVYDKDIDEQISRGIITREDAEYIYSFKITGCVGVIQKWIDSDIKTSTRSLSELLLRLAAPLSTM